The Lysobacter enzymogenes DNA segment TGTCGGCGATGCTGACCCAGGACGCGCGCGACCTGGTCCGGGTCGACGCCGCCGGATTGGTCGAGATGTACCGCGACGACGGCCGCGCCGCCTTGCTCGGCGAACTGCGCGACCGCATCGACGCCGACGAAGATCCCGACGCGGTGTACGCGCTGACCGCGCCTGACGGCCGCGTCGTCGCCGGCAACGTCGCGTTGCCGCGCCACCACCGCGGCGCGCGCTGGATCGAATTCACCGAGCACCGCGCCGACGGCGACCTGCGCGTGGTCGCGCAACTGCAGCGGCTGCCCGACGGCACCACCCTGCTGACCGGCACCCGCACCCGCAGCCAGGACCGCTTCCTCGGCCTGATGCTGCGCACCGCGCTGGCCGCGCTGCTGGTCGCGGCGACCCTCGGCGCGCTGATCGGCTGGCTGACCTCGCGCTGGGTCTCGCACCGGCTGCGCCACCTCGACGACACCGCCGAACGGGTCGGCAGCGGCGAAATGGCGCTGCGCGCGCGCCTGGACGGCAGCGACGACGCCTTCGACCTGTTGGCGCGGCGCTTCAACGCCATGCTCGACCGCATCCAGGACCTGCTCGACGGCGTGCGCCACGCCACCGACCACATCGCCCACGACCTGCGCACGCCGCTGACCCGCCTGCGCAACCGCCTGGAAGAACTGCGCCGGCGCGAACCCGGGGTCGAGGCCGGCGCCCAGCTCGACGCGGCCATCGGCGAGACCGACCAACTGCTGCATTCCTTCGGCGCGCTGCTGCGGCTGGCGCGGATCGAAGCGCAGCCGCCGGTGCACGACGAACCGATGCTCGACCTCAGCGACCTGGTCCGCGACGCCGCCGAGCTGTACACCCCGATCGCCGCCGAGCGCGGCATCGCGCTGACGCTGGACCTGCCCGAACCCGGCGTCGCCGGCCTGCGCGGCGACGCCGACCAGTTGTTCCAGATGCTGGTCAACCTGCTCGACAACGCGGTCAAGTACGCCCCGGCCGACACCGAGGTCGGCCTGGGCGTGCAGCGCGAGCGCCACGCCGTGGTCGTGCGGATCGACGACCGCGGCCCCGGCATCCCCGCGGCCGAGCGCGAGCGGGTGTTCGACCGCTTCCACCGCCTGGAAGCGCACCGCGGCTCGCCAGGCACTGGCCTGGGCATGAGCCTGGTGCGGGCGATCGCGCACCGCCACGGCGGGCATATCGCCCTGCTCGACAACGCGCCGGGGCTGCGGGTGCGGGTGACGCTGGGCGAGGCGGGCGGGCAGGGCGGCGCGGGCTGATGCAGGCGCGTCGGGCTGACACAAGGGCGTCGGGCCTGAAGGCCCTCCCACAAAGGCAAGAGCAACGAGCCTGAAAGGCCACCTACAAAGACAAGAACGTCGAGCCTGAAAGGCCCTCCTACAAAGGCAACAGCGTCGAGCCGGAAAGGCCCGCCTACGACAGTCGCGCTGCGGTTGCCTTGGTGGGAGGGCCTTCAGGCCCGACGCTGTCGTGTCCGCCGAGGCCGAGCCGGCTCGCGCCCCCGGCCCCGCAACGGTTACAGTAGCCGCATGATCCCCCGCGCGATCCCGACGAAATCCCCGCAGACCGGCCTGGGCTGGCGATGGTGGCGTAGCGCCTCCGTCCGCCCGCTGCCGTCTTCCGAGGATTTCCCGCGTGACCCCGCCATCGCCTTTCCGCCCCGCGACCGCTGACCGCGGTCGGCGCGTCCGCCGCGCCGCCGTTGTTCTCCCGCTGCGCGACGCTGCCGCGTCATCCTCCCCGCACCCGGACCCGGGTCCCGAATCGGTCGCAAGGACCGCTTCGCGGATCGCACCGGGCGTCGCCCGCGCACGCGATAATACCGGCCCCATGGGCGGCCGGGGACGCCGCCGGGGACGGGCGCCGCCGCGGTCCCGATCCGTACTCCTGTCCTCGCGCCGGCGCGTCCGCCGGCGCGCCCGCTCGCTCCACCCCGGCTCCACCCGCACCCGAGGCGCGTCATGTCCGTCCTGATGATCGACAACTACGACAGCTTTACCTACAACCTCGTGCAGTACCTGCAGGCGCTCGGCAGCGAGGTCGAGGTGATCCGCAACGACGAGCTGACGGTGGACGAAATCGAGCGGCGCGCGCCGCAGCGCATCGTGATCTCGCCCGGCCCGTGCACGCCCGACCAGGCCGGCGTCTCGCTCGAGGTGATCCGCCGGCTGGGCGCGCATACGCCGATCCTCGGCGTGTGCCTGGGCCACCAGAGCCTGGGCCAGGCCTACGGCGGCCAGGTGATCCGGGCCAAGCGGATCATGCACGGCAAGACCTCGGCGATCCGCCACCAGGGCGCGGGCGTGTTCGCCGGCCTGCCCGACGGTTACGAGGCCACCCGCTACCACTCGCTGGTGGTCGAGCGCGAAAGCCTGCCCGACGGCCTGGAGGTCACCGCCTGGACCGAGTACGAGGACGGCGGCTTCGAGGAAATCATGGGCCTGCGCCACCGCGAGCACCCGGTGGAGGGCGTGCAGTTCCATCCCGAATCGATCAAGACCGAGCACGGTCATGCGTTGCTGCGAAATTTCCTGCAGCGTTGAAGCGAAGGCGCGCGCCATGAAGGCAACGAACGGCGGGAGCGGGGCGGGCGGGCAACGATGGCGAGGGTCGCCCGTCGCCGCATCGCTCCCGTAACCCCTGCATTCCCCGCTCCCCACTTTCGGCTCCGACACCATGACCCCGCAAGAAGCCCTGCAACGCACCATCGAACACCGCGAAATCTTCCACGACGAAATGGTCGCGCTGATGCGCACGATCATGCGCGGGGAAGTCTCGCCGACCATGACCGCGGCGATCCTCACCGGCCTGCGGGTGAAGAAGGAAACCGTCGGCGAGATCGCCGGCGCGGCGACCGTGCTGCGCGAGTTCGCGCGGCCGGTGCCGGTCGCCGACCGCAGCCACCTGGTCGACATCGTCGGCACCGGCGGCGACGGCGCGCACACCTTCAACATCTCCACCGCCAGCATGTTCGTGGTCGCCGCGGCCGGGGCCAAGGTGGCCAAGCACGGCAACCGCAGCGTTTCGTCCAAGTCCGGCAGCGCCGACGTGCTCGAAGCGCTGGGCGCGGCGATCGAGCTGCAGCCCGAGCAGGTCGCGCAGTGCATCGAGCGCGCCGGCATCGGCTTCATGTTCGCCCCGGTGCACCACCCGGCGATGAAGGTGGTCGCGCCTGTGCGGCGCGAGATGGGCGTGCGCACGCTGTTCAACATCCTCGGCCCGCTGACCAACCCGGCCGACGCGCCGAGCATCCTGATGGGCGTGTTCCATCCCGACCTGGTCGGCATCCAGGTGCGCGTGCTGGAAGAACTCGGCGCCAAGCGCGCGCTGGTGGTGTGGGGCCGCGACGGCATGGACGAACTCTCGCTCGGCGCCGGCACCCTGGTCGGCGAACTGCGCGACGGACAGGTGCGCGAATACGAAGTGCATCCGGAGGATTTCGGCATCGCCATGGCCGCCAGCCGCAACCTGCGGGTCGAGGACGCGGTCGAGTCCAAGGCGATGGTGCTGCAGGCGCTGGAGAACCGCGACGGCCTGCCGCGCGAGATCGTCGCGCTCAACTCCGGCGCGGCGCTGTACGTCTCGGGCAAGGTCGAGAGCATCGCCGAAGGCATCGAGCTGGCGCGACGCACCCTGGCCAGCGGCGCGGCGCGGGCCAAGCTCGACGAGTTCGTCGCATTGACCGCGCAACTCGCAGGAAAATAAACGCCGCTCGCCGCCCGCCAACACCGCAAGCCTTCCCGCCCCAGGAGCCAGCATGTCCGCCAGCTTCGCCAAATTGCCGGCGCCGCCGTACTACGCGGTGATCTTCAGCTCCCTGCGTAGCCCCGGCGACGACGCCGGCTACGGCGAAGCCGCCCAGCGCATGGTCGAGCTGGCCGCGCAGCAGCCCGGCTTCCTCGGCGTGGAATCCGCGCGCGGCAGCGACGGCTTCGGCATCACCGTAAGCTATTGGCGCGACGAGGCGGCCATCGCCGCCTGGAAGCGCCAGGCCGACCACGCCGCCACCCGCGCCTACGGGCGCGAGCACTGGTACGACCATTTCGAATTGCGCGTGGCCAAGGTCGAACGCGCATATGGGAGCAAGAGCAAGGCATGAGCGACATCCTCAACACCATCATCGCGCGCAAGCACGAGGAGATTCAGCAGCGCTCGCGCGTGCGTTCGCTCGACGACCTGCGCGCGCGCGCGCGCGCCCAGGCGCCGGCGCGCGGGTTCGTGCAGGCGATCCGCGACAAGCACGCCGCGGGCACCGCGGCGGTGATCGCCGAGGTCAAGAAGGCCAGCCCGTCCAAGGGCGTGATCCGTCCCGACTTCCATCCGGCGCAGATCGCGCGCAGCTACCAGGCCGGCGGCGCCGCCTGCCTGTCGGTGCTGACCGACGTCGACTTCTTCCAGGGCAGCAACGCCTATCTGGCCGAAGCGCGCGAAGCCTGCGCGCTGCCGGTGCTGCGCAAGGACTTCACCGTCGACCCGTACCAGGTCTACGAGGCGCGCGCGATCGGCGCCGACGCGATCCTGCTGATCGTCGCCGCGCTCGAGGACGGCCCGATGATCGAGATGGCCGGCCTGGCGATGGACCTGGGCATGGACGTGCTGGTGGAAGTGCACGACATCGACGAGCTCGAACGCGCGCTGCAGACCGATTGCGAGCTGATCGGCGTCAACAACCGCAACCTGCGCACCTTCGAGGTCTCGCTCGACACCACCCTGGCGCTGCGCAGCGCGGTGCCGCGCGACCGCACCCTGGTGACCGAAAGCGGCATCGCCACCGCCGGCGACGTCGCGCGCATGCGCGAGGCCGGCGTGGAGACCTTCCTGGTCGGCGAAAGCTTCATGCGCGAGCGCGATCCCGGCACGGCGCTGCAGCGCCTGTTCGCCGCATGAGCCTGCGTCCGGCCGCCGCCGGGCGCTTCCCGGCGGTGCGCGAAGGCGCGCCGCTGGTGGTGTTCGACTTCGACCACACGCTCTATGACGGCGACTCGGGCAGCCACCTGTTCGCCTGGCTGATCAAGCGCTCGTGGTGGCGGATGGCGCTGGCGCTGCTGATCACGCCGCTGGCCGGGCCGATGGTGGCCTGGCTGCGCACGCGCCGGGTCGGCATCTCGGCCTATGTCTGGGTCGGCACGGTCGGAATGAGCGGCGCGCGCACGCTCGACGCCGCGATCGACCGCTACGTCGCCGGCCATACCGAGCAGATCCGCGCCCGCCTGCTGCCGATCGCGCTCGACGTGCTGCACCGCCACCGCGAACAGGGCGACCAGGTCGTGGTCGCCACCGGCGCGCCGCCGGAACTGGCGCGCGCGATCCTGGCCTTCGTCGCCCACGAGGACGTGCCCGTGGTCGGCACCCTGGTCGGCCCACGCCTGGGCGCGCTCGGCGCGCGCCGCCACTGCCACTCGCACATGAAGATGACCATGCTGCGCGAAGCCGGCTTCACCTCGCCGGTGGAGAGCGCCTACTCCGACAGCAGCGCCGACCTGCCGCTGCTGCAGGCCGCGCGCAAGCCGGTGGTGGTGAACCCGAAAGCGCGCCGGGTCGAGATGTTCCAGCGCGTCCTGCCGCCCGGCACCCCGATCCTGAATTGGGGTTGCCCCGGCCGCGGCGGCGAACCGGTCGGTTCCGCGGCCGGCTGAGCCGGCCCGCGGCTTCGGCCTGGGGTCGGCGATCCCTTGTTGTGGGAGGGGCTTCAGCCCCGATGCTTGCGCTCAGGTCGCGGCGATCGGACACAAGAGCGTCGGGGCTAAAGCCCCTCCCACAAAAGCGAAATCGCCGCGGCTTGCGGCGGCGAGCGGATCGGATGAAGCCGGATGCGGACCACAGGGCTGTTGTGGAAGGCTGTCGTGGGAGGGCCTTCAGGTCCGACGCCTTACGCTCAGGTCGCGGTGATCGGACACAAGGGCATCGGGGCGGAAGCCCCTCCCATAAAAGCGGAACCGCCGCGGTTTGTGCGGCGATTTGGTCGGGACCTGCAGGGGGAGAAAAGGCTGTCGTGGGAGGACCCTTCAGGCCCGACGCCTTGCGCTCAGGTCGCGGTGATCGGACACAAGGGCATCGGGGCGGAAGCCCCTCCCACAAAAGCAGCCCCCATAAAAGCAGATCGCCGCGACAAGCGCGGCGATTGGGCGGCGGGAGCGGGCAGGGCGGAACCTAGTCGCCCAGCGTCTTGACGAACTTCAGCGACCCGTCGGCATAGCCGCAGCGCCGGTAGAACTCATGCGCCTCGGTCCGCGACACGTTGCTGGTGACCTCGACCCGGCTGACCCCGTCGCGCCGCGCGCGGCGCTCGACCTCGCGCAGCAGCTGCCGGCCGATGCCCTGGCCGTGGCAGGAACGGGCCACCACCAGCGCGGTGATCCGCGCCAGCTCGGCGCCGTGGGTCAGCGAGTAGCGGGTATGGCTGGAAATCAGCCCGCAGGCGTGGCCGTCGATCTCGGCCAGCAAAAGGTAGTGGCGCGGATCCTCGCGCAGGTGCGCGATGCGCTCGATGGCTTCGTCGCGGGTGCACGGGTAGCCGAGCTG contains these protein-coding regions:
- a CDS encoding DUF6053 domain-containing protein, which gives rise to MRTTGLLWKAVVGGPSGPTPYAQVAVIGHKGIGAEAPPIKAEPPRFVRRFGRDLQGEKRLSWEDPSGPTPCAQVAVIGHKGIGAEAPPTKAAPIKADRRDKRGDWAAGAGRAEPSRPAS
- the trpD gene encoding anthranilate phosphoribosyltransferase is translated as MTPQEALQRTIEHREIFHDEMVALMRTIMRGEVSPTMTAAILTGLRVKKETVGEIAGAATVLREFARPVPVADRSHLVDIVGTGGDGAHTFNISTASMFVVAAAGAKVAKHGNRSVSSKSGSADVLEALGAAIELQPEQVAQCIERAGIGFMFAPVHHPAMKVVAPVRREMGVRTLFNILGPLTNPADAPSILMGVFHPDLVGIQVRVLEELGAKRALVVWGRDGMDELSLGAGTLVGELRDGQVREYEVHPEDFGIAMAASRNLRVEDAVESKAMVLQALENRDGLPREIVALNSGAALYVSGKVESIAEGIELARRTLASGAARAKLDEFVALTAQLAGK
- a CDS encoding sensor histidine kinase, which gives rise to MRLMPRSASARLALAVTASFLLAFVLLGIGVHYAVSAMLTQDARDLVRVDAAGLVEMYRDDGRAALLGELRDRIDADEDPDAVYALTAPDGRVVAGNVALPRHHRGARWIEFTEHRADGDLRVVAQLQRLPDGTTLLTGTRTRSQDRFLGLMLRTALAALLVAATLGALIGWLTSRWVSHRLRHLDDTAERVGSGEMALRARLDGSDDAFDLLARRFNAMLDRIQDLLDGVRHATDHIAHDLRTPLTRLRNRLEELRRREPGVEAGAQLDAAIGETDQLLHSFGALLRLARIEAQPPVHDEPMLDLSDLVRDAAELYTPIAAERGIALTLDLPEPGVAGLRGDADQLFQMLVNLLDNAVKYAPADTEVGLGVQRERHAVVVRIDDRGPGIPAAERERVFDRFHRLEAHRGSPGTGLGMSLVRAIAHRHGGHIALLDNAPGLRVRVTLGEAGGQGGAG
- a CDS encoding antibiotic biosynthesis monooxygenase family protein; translation: MSASFAKLPAPPYYAVIFSSLRSPGDDAGYGEAAQRMVELAAQQPGFLGVESARGSDGFGITVSYWRDEAAIAAWKRQADHAATRAYGREHWYDHFELRVAKVERAYGSKSKA
- the trpC gene encoding indole-3-glycerol phosphate synthase TrpC — protein: MSDILNTIIARKHEEIQQRSRVRSLDDLRARARAQAPARGFVQAIRDKHAAGTAAVIAEVKKASPSKGVIRPDFHPAQIARSYQAGGAACLSVLTDVDFFQGSNAYLAEAREACALPVLRKDFTVDPYQVYEARAIGADAILLIVAALEDGPMIEMAGLAMDLGMDVLVEVHDIDELERALQTDCELIGVNNRNLRTFEVSLDTTLALRSAVPRDRTLVTESGIATAGDVARMREAGVETFLVGESFMRERDPGTALQRLFAA
- a CDS encoding anthranilate synthase component II encodes the protein MSVLMIDNYDSFTYNLVQYLQALGSEVEVIRNDELTVDEIERRAPQRIVISPGPCTPDQAGVSLEVIRRLGAHTPILGVCLGHQSLGQAYGGQVIRAKRIMHGKTSAIRHQGAGVFAGLPDGYEATRYHSLVVERESLPDGLEVTAWTEYEDGGFEEIMGLRHREHPVEGVQFHPESIKTEHGHALLRNFLQR
- a CDS encoding global regulator CLP-associated N-acetyltransferase is translated as MGRAAPSDQTAPTVRLAEAGDASDVAELLSQLGYPCTRDEAIERIAHLREDPRHYLLLAEIDGHACGLISSHTRYSLTHGAELARITALVVARSCHGQGIGRQLLREVERRARRDGVSRVEVTSNVSRTEAHEFYRRCGYADGSLKFVKTLGD
- a CDS encoding haloacid dehalogenase-like hydrolase, with the protein product MSLRPAAAGRFPAVREGAPLVVFDFDHTLYDGDSGSHLFAWLIKRSWWRMALALLITPLAGPMVAWLRTRRVGISAYVWVGTVGMSGARTLDAAIDRYVAGHTEQIRARLLPIALDVLHRHREQGDQVVVATGAPPELARAILAFVAHEDVPVVGTLVGPRLGALGARRHCHSHMKMTMLREAGFTSPVESAYSDSSADLPLLQAARKPVVVNPKARRVEMFQRVLPPGTPILNWGCPGRGGEPVGSAAG